Proteins from a single region of Belliella baltica DSM 15883:
- the mfd gene encoding transcription-repair coupling factor, translating into MDKKSFLSLYEKDPFVLTFSEQLKYRKNRNFQLKGVSGSLDMVLFTSVFNSIGGFHLIVAHDKEEAAYLNSDLQELLGKKDTLLFPSSYKRPYQFDEVENANILMRAEILNKILAKENKNEVVITYAEALYEKVINKRSLKENTFIASVGEKVDMEFIAEILSTYDFEKSDFVYEPGQFSIRGGILDVYSYANDLPYRIELFGREIESIRTFDPETQLSVDQIDSISIIPNVQTRLLQEVRQSFLEFLPNDTVLWLKDQQFTFDVLDQNFEKATKHFDQIVDNTNNDKLLPKPSDLFDNSSTFETLSNSFVKVEFGHKFYGQDSQVIQFDTQPQPSFNKNFDLLVENLVSNEKNSWLNIICSENDKQINRLENILHELDPTLKTQSLLIGLREGFVDKTLRVACYTDHQIFERFHRYKTKARSSKSKALTLKEIKSLHPGDYIVHIDYGVGRFAGLEKVNVNGKLQEAVRLVFRDDDLLYVNIHSLHKISKYSGQEGTAPTMSKLGSPEWDNKKRKVKGKVKDIAKDLIALYAKRRNAPGFQFSPDSVLQVELESSFVFEDTPDQASATADVKVDMEKPYPMDRLVCGDVGFGKTEVAIRAAFKAVNDRKQVAILVPTTILAMQHFHTFQERLADFPVKVDYINRFRTAKEIKEITKQVTSGEIDILVGTHRIVNKDIKFKNLGLLVIDEEQKFGVKVKDQLKEMKLNVDVLTLTATPIPRTLHFSLMGARDLSVIATPPPNRQPVTTEIHTFQEEVIRDAVAYELRRGGQVFFVHNRVGEIDTIANIIMKLVPDARVAGAHGQMDGKALEKIMVKFIEGEFDVLVSTNIIESGLDIPNANTIIINRAHMFGLSDLHQMRGRVGRSNKKAFCYLLTTPTTGLTTEARKRLQTLEEFSDLGDGFKVAMRDLDIRGAGNLLGAEQSGFITDLGFEMYHKILDEAVQELKENEFAALFEDDLKEKVEILVQDCVIETDMELLIPETYVSNISERLNLYSKLDNIKKEEELLSYIKTIQDRFGPIPEVVEDLFETVRLRWLAEQLGFEKLVLKNDVMKCYFVPSTKESYFKSEVFGNILKYVGTQSRHCKMKEHKSRLILTISGVKDISRAKKWLNDMKIQKN; encoded by the coding sequence TTGGACAAAAAATCATTCTTATCCCTCTACGAAAAAGATCCTTTTGTACTGACTTTTTCCGAGCAACTAAAGTACCGAAAAAACAGAAATTTCCAGCTAAAGGGAGTTTCAGGAAGTTTGGATATGGTCTTGTTTACGTCGGTTTTCAACAGTATTGGTGGGTTTCATTTGATTGTGGCCCATGATAAGGAAGAAGCTGCGTATTTAAATTCTGATCTTCAAGAATTGTTAGGAAAGAAAGATACTTTACTTTTTCCTTCAAGTTATAAAAGACCTTATCAGTTTGATGAAGTAGAAAATGCCAATATTCTGATGCGGGCAGAAATTTTGAATAAGATTCTAGCCAAAGAGAATAAAAATGAAGTGGTGATTACCTACGCTGAGGCGCTTTATGAAAAAGTGATCAATAAGAGATCTTTGAAGGAAAATACTTTTATAGCCTCCGTTGGAGAAAAAGTCGATATGGAGTTTATCGCTGAGATTCTTTCCACCTATGATTTTGAAAAATCTGATTTTGTCTACGAGCCGGGACAGTTTTCTATTCGAGGAGGGATTTTAGATGTGTATTCTTATGCCAATGATCTTCCTTATAGGATTGAGCTTTTTGGTAGAGAAATAGAAAGTATCAGAACATTTGACCCAGAGACCCAGCTATCTGTAGATCAAATTGATTCTATCAGTATCATCCCTAATGTGCAAACCCGATTGCTTCAAGAAGTGAGACAATCATTTTTGGAGTTTTTGCCTAATGACACTGTACTTTGGTTGAAAGATCAACAATTTACTTTTGATGTATTGGATCAAAATTTTGAAAAAGCGACCAAGCATTTTGACCAAATTGTGGACAACACCAATAATGATAAACTGCTTCCCAAGCCAAGCGACTTGTTTGACAATTCAAGTACTTTTGAGACTTTGAGCAATTCTTTTGTCAAAGTAGAGTTTGGTCATAAGTTTTATGGTCAAGATAGTCAAGTCATTCAATTTGATACTCAGCCGCAGCCTTCTTTCAATAAGAACTTTGATCTCTTGGTTGAAAACCTGGTAAGCAATGAAAAAAATAGCTGGCTCAATATCATCTGTTCTGAGAATGACAAACAAATCAATAGACTAGAAAATATCTTACATGAATTGGATCCAACGCTTAAGACCCAGTCATTACTTATTGGTCTTAGAGAAGGGTTTGTTGACAAAACCTTGCGTGTGGCTTGCTACACCGATCATCAGATTTTTGAGCGATTTCACAGATACAAAACCAAAGCTAGATCCAGTAAATCAAAAGCACTAACACTTAAGGAAATCAAATCTCTTCATCCGGGAGATTATATAGTGCATATTGACTACGGCGTTGGAAGGTTTGCAGGATTAGAAAAAGTTAATGTGAATGGAAAGCTTCAAGAGGCAGTTCGATTGGTTTTTAGAGATGATGATTTGCTTTATGTGAATATTCATTCACTCCATAAAATATCGAAATATTCTGGTCAAGAAGGCACTGCACCCACGATGTCCAAACTTGGTTCACCAGAGTGGGATAATAAAAAGCGGAAGGTCAAAGGGAAGGTCAAAGACATCGCCAAAGACCTGATTGCTTTGTATGCTAAGCGAAGAAATGCGCCTGGATTCCAGTTTTCGCCTGATTCGGTATTGCAGGTGGAATTGGAAAGTTCCTTTGTCTTTGAGGATACTCCGGACCAAGCTTCTGCTACGGCAGATGTCAAAGTAGATATGGAGAAGCCTTATCCGATGGACAGGTTAGTGTGTGGTGATGTGGGTTTTGGAAAGACTGAAGTTGCAATTCGTGCTGCATTTAAGGCGGTAAATGATAGAAAGCAAGTGGCTATTTTAGTCCCAACGACCATTTTGGCTATGCAGCATTTTCATACATTTCAGGAGAGGTTGGCAGATTTTCCAGTAAAAGTGGACTATATCAACAGGTTTAGAACAGCGAAGGAAATCAAAGAAATCACCAAACAGGTCACCTCTGGAGAAATTGACATTTTGGTGGGAACACATAGAATTGTCAATAAAGATATCAAGTTCAAGAATTTGGGGCTTTTGGTCATTGATGAAGAACAAAAATTTGGAGTAAAAGTCAAAGATCAGCTCAAAGAAATGAAGCTGAATGTAGATGTATTGACCTTGACAGCCACGCCTATTCCAAGAACGCTGCACTTTTCACTTATGGGAGCAAGAGACCTGTCTGTAATAGCTACACCACCACCTAATAGGCAGCCTGTCACTACCGAAATTCATACCTTTCAAGAAGAGGTTATCCGTGATGCTGTTGCTTATGAGTTACGACGTGGAGGTCAGGTTTTCTTTGTTCACAACCGTGTTGGAGAAATTGATACTATTGCAAATATTATCATGAAGCTGGTTCCAGATGCGAGAGTTGCAGGGGCACATGGACAGATGGATGGAAAGGCATTGGAAAAAATCATGGTGAAGTTTATCGAAGGCGAATTTGATGTTTTGGTGTCTACCAACATCATTGAATCTGGATTAGATATACCAAATGCAAATACCATTATTATCAACCGAGCTCACATGTTTGGTTTGAGTGATTTACATCAAATGAGAGGAAGAGTGGGTCGAAGTAACAAAAAAGCTTTCTGTTATCTTTTGACAACGCCAACGACTGGGCTGACCACAGAAGCAAGAAAGCGTTTGCAAACTTTAGAGGAGTTTTCTGACTTGGGTGATGGTTTCAAAGTAGCGATGCGAGACTTAGACATTCGAGGTGCAGGAAATCTACTGGGGGCTGAGCAAAGTGGGTTTATCACTGATTTAGGATTTGAAATGTACCATAAGATCTTAGATGAGGCAGTTCAGGAATTGAAGGAAAATGAATTCGCAGCCTTGTTTGAAGATGATTTGAAAGAAAAAGTAGAGATCTTAGTTCAGGATTGTGTCATTGAGACAGATATGGAGCTTTTGATTCCTGAAACCTATGTAAGTAATATTTCAGAGCGATTGAATTTGTATTCAAAGCTAGATAATATAAAGAAGGAAGAAGAGTTATTATCCTATATCAAAACTATTCAAGACAGATTTGGTCCAATACCAGAGGTTGTTGAGGATTTATTTGAAACTGTCCGGCTAAGATGGCTTGCTGAGCAGTTGGGATTTGAAAAATTAGTTTTGAAAAATGATGTGATGAAATGTTATTTTGTCCCATCTACCAAAGAAAGTTACTTCAAGTCGGAAGTCTTTGGGAATATTTTGAAATATGTAGGAACACAGTCTAGGCACTGTAAAATGAAAGAGCATAAGAGCCGTTTGATACTCACTATCAGTGGAGTAAAAGACATCAGTCGAGCTAAAAAATGGTTAAATGATATGAAAATCCAAAAAAATTAA